GGATTTCTATCTCTCCATAACCCCAATTTTTCCTCTTGAGCCTTTTTAAAAGCTTTTTTATATGCTTTTTCTCTCTTAGCATGATACTCATAGAACCAAGCATTTCCAGTAGCTATCATCTCTAAGTTCATATCTTTGCTCTTATAAAAAACTTTTCCAACTTTTCTTCCATATTTATCTTCATCCATCACTTTTATATCTACTTTTTTATTAAGAATTCTATCTTCTAGATATTTTTTTGAAATCTCTCCATACCTCTGTTTTAACTCTGGAGCATCTATTCCATACATTCTAACTCTTATCTTTTTGCTCCCAGATCTTATTACTAAAGTATCTCCATCAGCTACATCTATTACCTGCCCACTTATAGCCATTGAAGTTAAGCTTAAAATAAATATATAGATTAAAAATAAAATTTTTCTCATACATCTCTCCCTTTAAAAAAATCTTATCTACATTATACTTTATTTTTCTCTATATTCCTACTCTGTTTTTTTATAAAAAAATTACACCCTCTATCTCAATTATCAAGACTTTAGGTGTAATCTATTCTAAATTAATATCTCCATATCCTCTTGGGAAATAACAAATCCCTTTTCCTCTACACTT
The Fusobacterium varium genome window above contains:
- a CDS encoding thermonuclease family protein, with product MRKILFLIYIFILSLTSMAISGQVIDVADGDTLVIRSGSKKIRVRMYGIDAPELKQRYGEISKKYLEDRILNKKVDIKVMDEDKYGRKVGKVFYKSKDMNLEMIATGNAWFYEYHAKREKAYKKAFKKAQEEKLGLWRDRNPENPREYRMKHRRED